One genomic segment of Bradyrhizobium diazoefficiens includes these proteins:
- a CDS encoding DUF2059 domain-containing protein has translation MKSVLKLLPAAALAVGLVLSAAPAIAQQGAPPKASPAAIAAAKEILQIKNAGAMYAGAVPGLVEKTKIALTQQNLNYQKDLNEVAPIVAQQLQGRQNEIGEGMAQIYASEFTEQELKDLVTFYKSPLGKKLIEAEPRAIGLSMAFMNSWAQNFSETVMGAFRAEMRKRGKEI, from the coding sequence ATGAAGAGCGTTTTGAAGTTGTTGCCGGCGGCGGCCCTCGCTGTGGGATTGGTGCTTTCGGCCGCCCCGGCCATCGCGCAGCAGGGCGCTCCGCCGAAAGCCTCGCCCGCGGCGATCGCGGCGGCCAAGGAGATTTTGCAGATCAAGAACGCCGGCGCGATGTATGCCGGTGCCGTGCCCGGCCTGGTCGAGAAGACCAAGATCGCGCTGACCCAACAGAACCTGAACTACCAGAAGGACCTCAACGAGGTCGCCCCGATCGTCGCCCAGCAGCTTCAAGGCCGCCAGAACGAGATCGGCGAGGGCATGGCGCAGATCTATGCCAGCGAGTTCACCGAGCAGGAGCTGAAGGATCTCGTCACCTTCTACAAGTCGCCGCTGGGCAAGAAGCTGATCGAGGCCGAGCCGCGCGCCATCGGTCTCAGCATGGCTTTCATGAACTCCTGGGCCCAGAACTTCTCCGAGACCGTAATGGGCGCCTTCCGCGCCGAGATGCGCAAGCGCGGCAAGGAAATCTGA
- a CDS encoding carboxylate-amine ligase encodes MTIASDVLKLLRLDPSDGGQHLVIRSAGGRGKAAEYSFGIEEEYFLADRRSLEVAIQTPNELFESANWSTGGQAMREMLQSQLEVATNVHVDVNDAREELRFLRREVASVAAQYGFVIMACGTHPTAVWRMSQPTPKPRYEEMIEDLRSIGHRNMMCGMHVHVQLPDPERRIAVMRAMLPHLPLIIALSASSPFWNSHKTGLKGYRLAAYSELPRTGLPELFENRQDYDAYIGALQRSGVIPDESHIWWAMRPSMKNPTLELRAPDTCTLVEDAVAIASLYRCLTRHLYLRPHLSKEVTVVERAIAVENKWRAQRYGTDCIFASRDGPVTISEMLSRIINDTTEDADALGCAAEIAHCRTIVDRGSSAEFQLRAYRENGDDIAAVSRWIAASTVFGTSAPTGRSAPAPS; translated from the coding sequence ATGACAATTGCTTCAGACGTCTTGAAACTGCTGCGGCTGGATCCCTCCGACGGCGGCCAGCACCTCGTCATTCGCTCGGCCGGTGGACGCGGCAAGGCGGCGGAATACTCGTTCGGCATCGAGGAGGAATATTTCCTCGCCGACCGCCGCAGCCTGGAGGTCGCGATCCAGACTCCGAACGAGCTGTTCGAATCCGCGAACTGGTCGACCGGCGGCCAGGCCATGCGTGAGATGCTGCAATCCCAGCTCGAGGTCGCCACCAACGTTCATGTCGATGTCAATGACGCGCGCGAAGAGCTGAGGTTTCTCCGCCGCGAGGTCGCGAGCGTCGCCGCGCAGTACGGCTTCGTGATCATGGCCTGCGGCACGCATCCGACCGCGGTCTGGCGCATGTCGCAGCCGACCCCCAAGCCTCGCTACGAGGAGATGATCGAGGATCTGCGCAGCATCGGCCACCGCAATATGATGTGCGGCATGCATGTGCATGTTCAACTGCCCGATCCCGAGAGGCGGATAGCGGTGATGCGGGCGATGCTGCCGCACCTGCCGCTGATCATCGCGTTGTCCGCCTCCTCGCCATTCTGGAATTCCCACAAGACGGGACTGAAGGGCTACCGTCTTGCGGCCTATTCCGAGCTGCCGCGTACCGGCCTTCCCGAACTGTTCGAGAACAGGCAGGACTACGACGCGTACATCGGCGCTCTGCAGCGCTCCGGAGTGATTCCCGATGAAAGCCACATCTGGTGGGCGATGCGCCCGTCCATGAAGAATCCGACCCTCGAGCTTCGTGCGCCGGATACCTGCACCCTGGTCGAGGATGCCGTCGCGATTGCCTCGCTCTATCGCTGCCTGACGCGCCACCTCTACCTGCGGCCGCATCTATCGAAGGAGGTCACGGTGGTCGAACGCGCCATTGCGGTCGAGAATAAATGGCGTGCCCAGCGCTACGGCACCGATTGCATCTTCGCTTCCAGGGACGGACCGGTCACGATCTCGGAGATGCTCTCCCGAATCATCAACGATACCACCGAGGACGCGGATGCATTGGGCTGTGCCGCCGAAATCGCGCATTGCCGCACCATCGTGGACCGCGGCAGCTCGGCTGAATTCCAGCTTCGCGCTTATCGCGAAAATGGCGACGACATCGCAGCCGTGTCGCGATGGATCGCTGCATCGACGGTCTTCGGAACAAGCGCGCCCACCGGGCGCAGCGCTCCAGCGCCGTCATAG
- a CDS encoding class II glutamine amidotransferase — translation MCRWIAYRGETTSFEPYVTEPEHSLVAQSIRSLQSTAGSNGDGFGLGWYGEHPEPGLYRETRPAWSDENLRYLCRHLRSHLFFAHVRAATGTAVTRQNCHPFACGHWMFMHNGFVGSWNRLRRKVEALIPDAYYPSRLGTTDSEAVFLAMMGAGLENDPLGATRSVLQALVGLVNEGTLRERLRFTSAIANGRDLYAFRIAVNDAANTLYFREDGGQVIVVSEPFDKETDWTEVPPNHALVARASENAKIIPFDLAISGGADAEPVPVRRIVARR, via the coding sequence ATGTGCCGCTGGATCGCATACCGGGGCGAGACAACCTCGTTCGAGCCCTACGTCACCGAGCCCGAGCATTCGCTGGTGGCGCAGAGCATCCGCTCGCTCCAGTCCACGGCGGGATCGAATGGCGACGGCTTTGGTCTCGGCTGGTACGGCGAGCATCCCGAACCCGGTCTCTATCGCGAGACGCGTCCGGCCTGGTCGGATGAAAATCTGCGCTATCTCTGCCGCCATCTGCGCTCGCATCTGTTCTTTGCCCATGTCCGCGCCGCCACGGGCACGGCGGTGACGCGGCAGAATTGCCATCCCTTCGCCTGCGGCCACTGGATGTTCATGCACAACGGATTCGTCGGCAGCTGGAATCGGCTGCGGCGCAAGGTCGAGGCACTGATCCCCGATGCCTATTATCCGTCGCGGCTGGGCACGACCGATTCGGAAGCCGTGTTCCTCGCCATGATGGGCGCGGGTCTCGAGAACGATCCGCTCGGCGCGACGCGATCCGTGCTGCAAGCTCTCGTCGGCCTCGTCAACGAGGGCACGCTGCGCGAACGGCTGCGCTTCACCAGCGCGATCGCCAACGGCCGGGATCTCTATGCGTTCCGGATCGCGGTCAACGACGCCGCGAACACATTGTATTTCCGCGAGGACGGCGGCCAGGTCATCGTCGTATCCGAGCCGTTCGATAAGGAAACGGACTGGACGGAAGTGCCGCCCAATCACGCCCTGGTCGCGCGCGCGTCCGAAAACGCGAAAATTATTCCGTTCGACCTTGCAATTTCCGGTGGGGCCGACGCGGAACCCGTCCCTGTCAGGCGGATTGTAGCCCGCAGATAG
- the gor gene encoding glutathione-disulfide reductase has protein sequence MAEFDVDLFVIGGGSGGVRAARIAAGHGARVTIAEEYRMGGTCVIRGCVPKKLFVIGSHFRHELEDAAGFGWTVPPATFDWPTLIANKDKEIARLEAAYTTNVEKSGAQIVKSRAVIEDAHTVRLLENDRKITAKYILIATGGAPNHGASIPGIEHVISSNEAFHLKKLPKRIVIQGGGYIALEFAGIFAGFGSDVTVIYRGDNILRGFDEDVRTHVRAEMEKQGITILTGCTVTKVDRHGEEFTTHLSNGSSLASEQVMFAIGRHPNVANLGLENAGVAINPGNGGIAVDHFSKSSVDSIYAIGDVTHRFNLTPVAIREGHAFADTVFGKREVQVDHAHIPTAVFSQPEVGTVGLTETEARAQFSHVDIYKTTFRPIKATMSGRDTRVLMKLVVDGATDRVLGCHIVGDAAAEITQAVAIAVKMKATKADFDATIALHPTAAEELVTMRTPTARHIRQAAE, from the coding sequence ATGGCTGAATTCGACGTCGACCTCTTTGTCATCGGTGGTGGTTCGGGCGGCGTGCGTGCCGCCCGCATCGCGGCCGGCCACGGCGCCCGCGTCACGATCGCGGAAGAGTACCGCATGGGCGGCACCTGCGTGATCCGCGGCTGCGTGCCGAAGAAGCTGTTCGTGATCGGCTCGCATTTCCGTCACGAGCTCGAGGACGCCGCCGGTTTCGGCTGGACCGTTCCGCCCGCGACCTTCGACTGGCCGACGCTGATCGCCAACAAGGACAAGGAGATCGCGCGGCTGGAGGCGGCCTACACGACCAATGTCGAGAAGTCGGGCGCGCAGATCGTCAAGAGCCGTGCGGTGATCGAGGACGCTCATACCGTCCGTCTGCTCGAGAACGACAGGAAGATCACCGCGAAGTACATTTTGATCGCCACCGGCGGGGCGCCGAACCACGGCGCTTCGATCCCCGGCATCGAGCATGTGATCTCCTCCAACGAGGCGTTCCACCTGAAGAAGCTGCCGAAGCGGATCGTGATCCAGGGCGGCGGCTATATCGCACTGGAATTTGCCGGCATCTTCGCCGGCTTCGGCTCCGACGTCACCGTAATCTATCGCGGCGACAACATCCTGCGCGGCTTCGACGAGGACGTCCGCACCCATGTCCGAGCTGAGATGGAGAAGCAGGGCATCACCATCCTCACCGGCTGCACGGTGACAAAGGTCGATCGCCACGGCGAAGAGTTCACCACCCATCTGTCGAACGGGTCGAGCCTTGCCTCCGAGCAGGTCATGTTCGCGATCGGCCGCCATCCCAACGTCGCCAATCTCGGCCTCGAGAACGCCGGCGTTGCCATCAATCCTGGGAACGGCGGCATCGCGGTGGATCATTTCTCCAAGAGCTCGGTCGACAGCATCTATGCGATCGGCGACGTCACCCATCGCTTCAACCTGACACCGGTCGCAATCCGCGAGGGCCATGCCTTCGCCGACACCGTGTTTGGCAAGCGCGAGGTGCAGGTCGATCATGCGCACATTCCGACCGCGGTGTTCTCGCAGCCGGAGGTCGGCACGGTCGGCCTGACGGAAACCGAGGCGCGTGCGCAGTTCAGCCATGTCGACATCTACAAGACGACGTTCCGCCCGATCAAGGCGACGATGTCGGGCCGTGACACCCGCGTGCTGATGAAGCTCGTCGTCGACGGCGCGACCGATCGCGTGCTGGGCTGCCACATCGTCGGCGACGCCGCCGCCGAGATCACGCAAGCCGTGGCGATCGCAGTGAAGATGAAGGCGACCAAGGCCGATTTCGACGCGACGATTGCGCTGCATCCGACCGCGGCCGAAGAGCTGGTGACGATGCGCACCCCGACCGCGCGCCATATAAGGCAGGCGGCGGAGTAG
- a CDS encoding TerB family tellurite resistance protein, with translation MSDAATANPIELEITEPSSLNEQAAVALVIAGALVAVADRRVSPIERDEVIRFIRDRGLAPHIGDERLFAMFDELAERLEEPDFANVVIDTLRPVSNMPLSSDLMELSERVAAADEDVHPHEVQVIKLLRLLTLVLPRAKLVGPGAASAATQE, from the coding sequence ATGTCTGACGCCGCCACTGCAAATCCCATCGAACTCGAGATCACCGAACCGTCCAGCCTGAATGAGCAGGCCGCGGTGGCGCTGGTCATCGCCGGCGCGCTGGTCGCCGTGGCTGACCGGCGCGTTTCGCCAATCGAGCGCGACGAGGTGATCCGCTTCATCCGGGATCGCGGCCTGGCGCCGCATATCGGCGACGAGCGGCTGTTTGCGATGTTCGACGAACTGGCGGAACGATTGGAGGAGCCGGACTTTGCCAACGTGGTGATCGATACGCTGCGGCCGGTTTCGAACATGCCGCTCTCCTCGGATTTGATGGAATTGTCGGAGCGCGTCGCGGCCGCGGACGAGGACGTGCATCCGCATGAGGTGCAGGTGATCAAGCTGCTCCGCCTGCTGACTTTGGTGCTGCCGCGCGCAAAGCTGGTCGGCCCGGGCGCGGCGAGTGCCGCCACGCAGGAGTGA
- a CDS encoding TIGR00645 family protein: MTSELNAPSAAPSQPQIGPFAQLIFGSRWLQLPLYVGLIIAQGVYVLLFLKELWHLVVHSFDASEQQIMLVVLGLIDVVMISNLLVMVIVGGYETFVSRLNLSGHPDEPEWLSHVNASVLKIKLAMAIIGISSISLLRTFIEAGNLGTTRSNFTESGVMWQVLIHLTFIISAIGIAWVDRLSENGHRKEARHG; the protein is encoded by the coding sequence ATGACGTCCGAACTCAATGCACCTTCGGCCGCGCCTTCGCAGCCACAGATCGGCCCGTTCGCCCAGCTGATCTTTGGCTCGCGCTGGCTGCAATTGCCGCTCTATGTCGGCCTCATCATCGCACAGGGCGTCTACGTGCTGCTGTTCCTGAAGGAACTCTGGCACCTCGTCGTGCACTCGTTCGACGCCAGCGAGCAGCAGATCATGCTGGTCGTGCTCGGGCTGATCGACGTCGTCATGATCTCGAACCTGCTGGTGATGGTGATCGTTGGCGGTTACGAAACTTTCGTTTCGCGCCTGAACCTGAGCGGCCATCCCGACGAGCCGGAATGGCTGAGCCACGTCAATGCCAGCGTGCTCAAGATCAAGCTCGCGATGGCGATCATCGGCATCTCCTCGATCTCGCTGCTCAGAACCTTCATCGAGGCCGGCAATCTCGGCACCACGCGCAGCAATTTCACCGAGAGCGGCGTGATGTGGCAGGTGCTGATCCATCTGACCTTCATCATCTCCGCGATCGGCATCGCCTGGGTCGATCGCCTCAGCGAGAACGGACACCGCAAGGAGGCGCGTCACGGTTGA
- a CDS encoding porin, whose amino-acid sequence MKKAFLLGTGLAALCATALNQPVRAATLDDVVARLDALERSNAKLAKENAQLRERVNHIREPKAAVAVAAPASSKGNPVLHAAVAPSPAPAPEHTVVSIGGAPLYSKAPGTNPFIDNTTVTLYGHVDLSGDIFNSGVYDQGTKFGVASNLTYFGVRARHNLDPYGYPGWAAIAQFESLVEVAAVPTERAAFGTRDSFLGMESPWGTIKAGKADTPYKRATSKFDPFSATLGDYNSIMGNTGGDLRAEFDWRAGHAIWYESPVWNGFQAAVMISPGQNTAKDNSDYALGDFNCPATSSRGSGSGFPLTSAPEGCTDGSYGNLYSASLTYNQAGFTGIAAYEFHEGTNRTGDEAVTPLSNGGVLIVPPGAVGIANEWAAKVGLGYRFNDGIGNLQLYGIYEMLRREHTVADFNERSRDGYFLSATQTVDKWDVSASWAHANASPGSPGTGVFNAYPVPGVTVSAPAGAADFALNTLDSSADQYALGVKYHFSPFVSWYLVGSYLRNGPGAHYCLGVSGHGYGVCGRDANNNVVAGNKAEAVTTGMTFDF is encoded by the coding sequence ATGAAGAAGGCCTTTCTGCTTGGAACGGGCTTAGCGGCCCTATGCGCAACAGCCCTCAATCAACCGGTGCGTGCCGCAACGCTCGATGACGTTGTCGCCCGCCTCGACGCACTCGAGCGCAGCAACGCAAAGCTTGCGAAGGAGAACGCGCAGCTTCGCGAACGCGTCAATCACATCCGCGAGCCGAAAGCTGCGGTTGCCGTCGCCGCACCAGCCTCGTCCAAGGGCAACCCTGTCCTGCATGCGGCGGTCGCGCCTTCGCCGGCACCAGCGCCGGAGCACACTGTCGTCAGCATCGGTGGCGCTCCGCTTTACAGCAAGGCGCCCGGAACCAATCCATTCATCGACAACACCACCGTGACGCTCTACGGCCATGTCGATCTCTCGGGCGACATCTTCAATTCCGGCGTTTACGACCAGGGCACCAAGTTCGGCGTCGCCAGCAATCTCACCTATTTCGGCGTTCGCGCGCGGCACAACCTCGATCCCTACGGCTATCCCGGATGGGCCGCCATCGCGCAATTCGAGTCGCTCGTCGAGGTCGCGGCGGTTCCGACCGAACGTGCAGCGTTCGGCACCCGCGACAGCTTCCTCGGCATGGAAAGTCCCTGGGGTACGATCAAGGCCGGCAAGGCGGATACGCCCTACAAGAGGGCAACGTCGAAGTTCGATCCGTTCTCGGCAACGCTCGGCGACTACAACTCGATCATGGGAAATACCGGCGGCGACCTTCGCGCCGAGTTCGATTGGCGCGCAGGTCACGCGATCTGGTATGAATCGCCGGTGTGGAACGGCTTCCAGGCTGCCGTCATGATCTCGCCGGGACAGAACACGGCGAAGGACAACAGCGACTACGCGCTCGGCGATTTCAACTGCCCGGCCACCTCATCTCGCGGCAGCGGCTCCGGCTTCCCGCTGACGTCGGCGCCGGAAGGCTGCACCGATGGGTCGTACGGCAATCTCTACAGCGCATCGCTGACCTACAACCAGGCCGGCTTCACGGGGATCGCGGCCTACGAGTTCCACGAAGGGACCAATCGGACCGGCGATGAGGCGGTGACGCCCCTGAGCAATGGCGGCGTTCTGATCGTGCCGCCGGGTGCGGTCGGCATCGCCAACGAGTGGGCTGCGAAAGTTGGCTTGGGCTACAGGTTCAACGACGGGATCGGTAACCTCCAGCTGTATGGCATTTACGAGATGCTGCGCCGCGAACATACGGTCGCCGACTTCAACGAGCGTTCGCGCGATGGCTACTTCCTGAGCGCGACCCAGACGGTCGACAAATGGGATGTCAGCGCGTCCTGGGCCCACGCCAATGCGTCGCCGGGCTCGCCGGGCACGGGCGTCTTTAACGCCTATCCCGTTCCGGGAGTCACGGTCTCGGCGCCGGCGGGCGCCGCCGACTTCGCGCTCAACACCCTCGACTCCAGCGCGGACCAATACGCACTCGGCGTGAAGTATCACTTCAGCCCGTTCGTGAGCTGGTATCTCGTCGGTAGCTATCTGCGCAACGGACCGGGCGCGCACTACTGCCTCGGTGTCAGCGGACATGGCTACGGCGTCTGCGGGCGCGATGCCAACAACAACGTTGTTGCGGGCAACAAGGCCGAAGCGGTCACGACCGGCATGACGTTCGACTTCTGA
- a CDS encoding nuclear transport factor 2 family protein: MDDQVTWAALQRHWAASDANDFEAEHDIYREDAVLDYPQSGERIHGRRNIQESRFVQPNAKRFTVSRIVGGGDLWVSEFVLSYDGVPSYVVSIMEFRDGLVAHETQYFGDRFDPSPSRAHLVERVN, encoded by the coding sequence ATGGATGACCAGGTCACATGGGCGGCGCTCCAGCGCCATTGGGCTGCTTCGGACGCAAACGATTTCGAGGCCGAGCATGACATCTACCGCGAGGACGCCGTGCTCGACTATCCGCAGTCGGGCGAGCGCATCCACGGCCGCAGGAACATCCAGGAGAGCCGGTTCGTGCAGCCGAACGCGAAGCGCTTCACCGTCAGCCGGATTGTCGGCGGCGGCGATCTCTGGGTCAGCGAGTTCGTATTGAGCTATGACGGAGTGCCGTCCTACGTCGTCAGCATCATGGAATTCCGCGACGGGCTGGTCGCGCATGAAACGCAATATTTCGGCGACCGATTCGATCCGTCGCCGTCGCGCGCGCATCTCGTCGAGCGGGTGAATTGA
- a CDS encoding substrate-binding domain-containing protein produces the protein MLQIEIEAVWRFRREASPRTVVVMLGILNEIRKTGKITSAASDAHLSYRHVWNLIEQWSEFFGTPLVETQRGRGSKLTPFGERLVWAGERMQARLGPQLENLAQELASEIKPFLEQRPSVIRVHASHGFAVAKLREFLDRDPGIGVDLRYVSNQHSLVSLAQGACDLSGLHLPHGALRAQGIKAAREWLDPREDRIISFVTREMGLMVARGNPLRLASLHDLTKPNVRFVNRDHDSGTRLLFDQLLAANGIDESRVNGAQQIEFTHAAVAAYVASGMADASFGVEAAARHFGLDFIRILTEDYFFVCKRAFLDTAPMQRILEIIRSADFRAAVATLPGYVPSDTGAVTGVKAFLEMHAVR, from the coding sequence ATGCTTCAGATCGAGATCGAGGCCGTCTGGCGGTTTCGCCGGGAAGCTAGCCCCCGCACTGTGGTGGTCATGCTCGGCATCCTCAACGAGATCCGGAAGACGGGAAAGATCACCAGCGCCGCGAGCGACGCGCACCTCTCCTATCGCCATGTCTGGAATCTGATCGAGCAATGGTCCGAGTTCTTCGGCACGCCGCTGGTCGAGACCCAGCGCGGCAGGGGCTCAAAGCTCACGCCGTTCGGCGAGCGGTTGGTGTGGGCCGGCGAGCGCATGCAGGCGCGGCTCGGGCCGCAGCTCGAGAACCTGGCGCAGGAGCTCGCGAGCGAGATCAAGCCGTTCCTCGAACAGCGCCCTTCCGTGATCCGCGTCCATGCCAGCCACGGCTTCGCGGTCGCCAAGCTGCGCGAATTCCTCGACCGCGATCCCGGCATCGGCGTCGATCTGCGCTATGTCAGCAACCAGCATTCGCTGGTCTCGCTGGCCCAGGGCGCCTGCGACCTCTCCGGCCTGCATCTGCCGCACGGCGCGCTACGCGCGCAAGGCATCAAGGCAGCCCGCGAATGGCTCGATCCGCGCGAGGACCGCATCATCAGTTTCGTCACGCGCGAGATGGGGCTAATGGTTGCGCGTGGCAATCCGCTGCGGCTCGCCTCGCTCCACGACCTCACCAAACCGAACGTCCGCTTCGTCAACCGCGACCATGATTCCGGCACGCGCCTGTTGTTCGACCAGCTGCTCGCCGCGAACGGCATCGACGAAAGCCGCGTCAACGGCGCGCAGCAGATCGAGTTCACTCATGCCGCGGTTGCGGCCTATGTCGCCAGCGGCATGGCGGATGCGAGCTTTGGCGTCGAGGCCGCCGCCCGGCATTTCGGCCTCGATTTCATCCGCATCCTCACCGAGGATTATTTCTTCGTCTGCAAGCGCGCCTTCCTCGACACCGCCCCGATGCAGCGCATCCTCGAAATCATCCGCAGCGCCGATTTCCGCGCCGCCGTGGCCACCCTGCCCGGCTACGTGCCGTCGGATACCGGCGCTGTCACCGGCGTGAAGGCGTTTCTGGAGATGCACGCCGTGCGGTGA
- a CDS encoding DMT family transporter has translation MLKLALPMLLAVAAGISLVVQQALNANLRTALNSAAWSGFMSYFLGVLCMVALALLTRDPIPSVATAARIPWFAWSGGLFGAIFIGLGIFLVPRLGAATFFALLIAGQMLGSVAFDHFGVLGVPVHPVSAVRIAGAALLVAGVVLIRM, from the coding sequence ATGTTGAAACTGGCGCTTCCGATGCTCCTCGCCGTGGCGGCGGGGATCAGCCTCGTCGTGCAGCAGGCGCTCAACGCCAACCTGCGGACTGCGCTCAACTCGGCGGCGTGGTCCGGCTTCATGAGCTATTTCCTCGGCGTGCTCTGCATGGTGGCCCTGGCGCTGCTGACGCGCGATCCCATCCCCTCAGTGGCGACCGCAGCCCGGATACCCTGGTTCGCATGGAGCGGCGGATTGTTCGGAGCCATCTTCATCGGCCTTGGCATCTTCCTCGTGCCGCGGCTCGGCGCCGCGACATTCTTCGCGCTGCTGATCGCCGGCCAGATGCTCGGATCCGTCGCGTTCGATCATTTTGGCGTGCTCGGCGTTCCCGTCCATCCCGTGAGTGCCGTCCGGATCGCCGGCGCCGCGCTGCTGGTCGCCGGGGTCGTTCTGATCCGCATGTAG
- the rpiA gene encoding ribose-5-phosphate isomerase RpiA, translating to MDMDQLKRQAAARALEEVRDGMQLGLGTGSTARHFVELLGERVAAGLKVIGVPTSEATRLDAIRCGVPLTTLDEIDHLDLTVDGADEIDPDFNLIKGGGGALLREKIVAAASDRMIVIADDSKWVPTLGKFPLPVEVIPFGLGATRRAIETAFADCGVSGQMAVRKAKGGDKDGHVFVTDGGHWIVDAQLGRIVDPPSLAKALSAIPGVVEHGLFIGLASSAVLAGGEGIRVIERRKPKGD from the coding sequence TTGGATATGGACCAGTTGAAGCGGCAGGCTGCGGCGCGCGCGCTCGAGGAGGTGCGTGACGGCATGCAGCTCGGGCTCGGGACCGGCTCGACCGCAAGGCATTTCGTCGAGCTGCTCGGCGAGCGCGTCGCAGCCGGACTCAAGGTGATCGGCGTGCCGACCTCCGAGGCGACGCGCCTCGACGCGATCCGCTGCGGCGTGCCGCTGACCACGCTCGACGAGATCGACCATCTCGACCTCACCGTCGACGGTGCCGACGAGATCGATCCCGACTTCAACCTGATCAAGGGCGGCGGCGGCGCGCTGCTGCGCGAGAAGATCGTGGCGGCTGCCTCGGATCGCATGATCGTGATTGCCGACGACAGCAAATGGGTGCCGACGCTGGGCAAGTTTCCGCTGCCGGTCGAGGTCATTCCGTTCGGGCTCGGCGCGACGCGCCGGGCGATCGAGACGGCATTTGCGGACTGCGGCGTTTCAGGGCAAATGGCGGTCCGCAAGGCCAAGGGCGGGGACAAGGATGGCCACGTTTTCGTCACCGATGGCGGCCACTGGATCGTCGATGCCCAGCTCGGACGTATTGTGGATCCGCCCAGCCTCGCCAAGGCGCTGAGCGCGATCCCCGGCGTGGTCGAGCACGGCTTGTTCATCGGCTTGGCCAGCTCGGCCGTTCTGGCGGGTGGCGAGGGAATTCGCGTGATTGAACGGCGAAAGCCGAAAGGAGACTAG
- a CDS encoding TerC family protein encodes MTEFVTADALTALLQVVLIDLVLAGDNAVVIGLAAAGLPAGQRRRAIVVGIVAATALRIVFAGVATQLLQVIGLLLAGGVLLLWVCWKMWRELREQSAHASQLAFSHSGGAGTADVPRKTFGQAALQIVAADVSMSLDNVLAVAGAAREHPYILAFGLLLSVALMGVAADLLGRVLQKQRWIAYVGLAIIVYVAFEMIYRGSLELAPVIASL; translated from the coding sequence ATGACTGAATTCGTCACCGCTGACGCGCTGACCGCGCTGCTTCAGGTCGTCCTGATCGATCTCGTGCTCGCCGGCGACAATGCCGTCGTCATTGGCCTGGCCGCTGCCGGCCTGCCGGCCGGGCAGCGCCGGCGCGCCATCGTCGTCGGCATCGTCGCGGCGACCGCATTGCGCATCGTCTTTGCCGGCGTCGCGACCCAGCTGCTCCAGGTGATCGGCCTGCTGCTCGCCGGCGGCGTGCTGCTGCTCTGGGTGTGCTGGAAGATGTGGCGCGAGCTGCGCGAGCAGTCCGCGCATGCGAGCCAGCTCGCTTTCAGCCATAGTGGCGGCGCCGGCACCGCAGATGTGCCGCGGAAGACCTTCGGGCAGGCGGCGTTGCAGATCGTCGCTGCCGACGTCTCGATGTCGCTCGACAACGTCCTCGCCGTCGCGGGCGCGGCGCGCGAGCATCCCTACATCCTCGCCTTCGGCCTGCTGCTGTCGGTCGCGTTGATGGGTGTTGCCGCCGATCTGCTCGGCCGCGTGCTGCAGAAGCAGCGCTGGATCGCCTATGTCGGCCTCGCCATCATCGTCTACGTCGCCTTCGAGATGATCTATCGCGGCTCGCTCGAGCTCGCGCCCGTGATCGCGAGTCTCTGA